One Mya arenaria isolate MELC-2E11 chromosome 7, ASM2691426v1 genomic window carries:
- the LOC128241813 gene encoding uncharacterized protein LOC128241813: MGIKSKKSYDRRISSRIKRYNVCGSSYHLHSPVVWDTVCVSVRWESMTGVSVMEIVPLDFCSFFNNRAPSPQVNLRNCTWFKKSSCCTQEEIDATFGTVKPLPGSTPGCQRYTNYLMCRSRTSFTDRRS, translated from the exons atgggaataaagtcAAAAAAATCGTATGACCGGCGAATTTCTTCGCGGATTAAG CGATATAACGTGTGTGGTTCGTCATATCATCTTCACAGTCCTGTTGTGTGGGACACTGTTTGTGTGTCTGTGCGATGGGAATCAATGACTGGAGTCAGTGTTATGGAGATAGTGCCCTTGGACTTTTGTTCGTTTTTCAACAACCGAGCACCAAGTCCACAGGTTAATCTCCGAAATTGCACCTGGTTTAAGAAAAGCAGCTGCTGTACGCAAGAGGAAATTGACGCCACGTTTGGAACAGTAAAGCCTTTGCCGGGCAGCACGCCAGGGTGCCAGAG GTACACGAACTACTTGATGTGCCGTTCCAGAACTAGTTTTACCGACAGGAGAAGCTGA
- the LOC128240184 gene encoding uncharacterized protein LOC128240184: MVEPSTQTAMPLYSPLSDEYPVPDPNDFLEKVKTLQPTACGLRAMYDCSYKKNCTSSPLSVKTPMERAEQFMKEHICENLSCNCSNIFMYYYLTYSENECEQIEQLTRGQSKNNNWHRMRKGLLTASNFHKITHSTDLNRTAIALQKNSVFAENSIPDSILFGQRFENKARDIFIKTHRFKHKHCSVKVPGLVVSNEDPILACSPDGIVDCKICGKFLIEIKCMYKYKCFHPKNALKLSNVCVEDENNNLTLRRSHTYFDQVQGQMGVTGLTKCVLVGYTHEGICSITVDFDESFWNNSKNKLFKFYTDAYFPLLKNICCTN, from the exons ATGGTGGAGCCCAG CACACAGACAGCAATGCCACTGTATTCGCCATTGTCTGATGAGTATCCAGTGCCAGATCCTAACGATTTCCTTGAAAAAGTGAAAACTCTTCAACCAACAGCCTGCGGATTACGTGCCATGTATGACTGCTCATATAAAAAGAATTGTACTTCATCACCTCTGAGCGTCAAAACACCAATGGAAAGAGCTGAACAATTTATGAAGGAACATATATGTGAAAATTTATCTTGTAACTGttctaatatatttatgtattattatcttACTTATTCAGAGAATGAATGTGAGCAAATTGAACAATTAACAAGAGGTCaatcaaaaaataataactggCATCGGATGAGAAAAGGACTATTAACTGCatccaattttcataaaattacacATTCAACTGATTTAAATCGAACAGCAATTGCGTTACAAAAAAATTCAGTGTTTGCAGAAAACTCTATTCCAGACTCCATATTATTTGGGCAgcgatttgaaaataaagcccgtgacatttttataaagacacataggtttaaacataaacattgttcTGTAAAAGTTCCTGGGCTAGTTGTTTCTAATGAAGACCCAATTTTAGCTTGTTCACCAGATGGAATAGTTGATTGCAAAATATGTGGGAaatttttgattgaaataaagtgtatgtataaatataagtgttttcaccCAAAAAATGCCTTGAAACtttcaaatgtttgtgttgaagatgaaaacaataatttaacattgaggcgttcacatacatattttgacCAAGTACAAGGACAAATGGGAGTAACTGGCCTCACAAAATGTGTGTTGGTTGGGTACACACACGAAGGCATTTgttccataacagttgacttTGACGAGTCATTTtggaataattctaaaaataaattgtttaagttttacaCTGATGCATACTTTccacttttgaaaaacatatgcTGTACAAATTGA